The sequence TACTTCTTCGGCAACTACCCCGACAGCGTGTTGATGTTCCCCGAGCTGCTTCAAAAGGCGGGCATTCGCACGATGAGCGCACATGCGCACTTCTACTTCGCACCGGAAAAAGCCGGGTTTCACCAAGGCTTCGACATCTGGGACATCGTCCCGGGCCTCATCAAAGACAACCACACGGACAGGAACATCACGAGCCCGAAGCACATCGAGCTCGCGAAGAAACATCTGTCCGACAAGGCAAACACGGGCGGCCGGTTTTTCGCCTGGTACCACCTGCTCGATCCGCACGACGAGTACATGCCGCACGAAGGCATCGGCCCGTACGGCAAATCGGCGCGCGACAAGTACGACGCTGAAATGACGTTCACGGACAAACACATCGGCGAGCTGTTCGAGTTCGTCGACGCGCAAGAGTGGGGCAAACGCACGGCCATCATCATTTCGGCCGATCACGGCGAAGCATTCGGTGAACACAAGATGTACCGTCACGGCTTCGAGGTTTGGAATGTACTAACGCACGTTCCGCTGATGATCCGCGCTCCCGGCATCACACCGCGACAAATCGACGTGCCCCGCAGCGGGATCGACTTGGCGCCGACCATCCTGGAAATGTTCGGCGTCGAAAAGCATCCGGACATGCAAGGCACGAGCCTCGTGGGCGAGATGTACGGCAAGGATCCGGAACCGCGTGACGTCATCATCGACTTGCCGCGCACGAGCGACAACGACAGGCGCCGCGCGTTCGTGCGAGGTGACTTCAAGCTCATCGCGGAAGGCGACGACTGGGGCTACCGCTTCTTCAACGTCAAAGACGACTGGGACGAGAAAAAAGACCTGAAAAAGTCGCACGCTGCCGAGTTCGAAAAGATGAAGGACGCGTACCAGGAACGCGTCAAGACGATCAAAGATGTTTGTCCCAAGATGCGTGAAAAACTGAAGGGCAAGCGAAAGGGCAAACCCTGCTGAGAGGACTTGGTCGCCTTGGAAAAACTCTCTCGAGGTGCTTCGGGACTGCGCCATCTCCGCTGGGCTCGCGAGATCTACGCGACGCTGGCCGCGCACGTGGAGCAAAGTGATCTCGCGAGCGACCGCAAGACGGCGCTGAAGAAGGAACTGGTTCGCCTCGACAAACAGATCCAGAACCTATCCGCCGCGGTAAAACCTTACCGAGATTTCCTGGAACGCGAACGCGTCAAGTACCGCGGTGCCATCCGCGCAGCGCACCTCGTCGACGACACGGTGCGCACGTCGGCAACCGATACGGTCGCAGCCCAATACGAACAGATTTTGCGGGCCGAGACGGCTTTCCAGCGCGAAGCATTACCCAAGCAACGGGCGCTGAAGGCAAACTTGGAGGTCGCCATCGCAGAGACGCGTGCGCACCTCGAAGAGATGGACATTCGCGTCGCAGGCATCACGTCGGAGAAGTTCCTCACGAGCATCTACCCACCGCTCGTCGTGGATCGATCGCGCGTCGCAGATGACCCGGACGACGACGACGACGCGTCTGGCTACGAGTGCGAGGGCCTCACCCCCTAACCCCCTCTCCGCAAGCGGAGAGGGGGAACTACGCATCGAAGATTCGATTCAAGAGCCCCAGCGCGGCCTTCTTGCGAATCGCTTCGGAGCTCGTCGCACCGACGCACATGGGGCAACCCGACGGACACGAGCAACGCGAAACGAGCTGACGCGTGCGCGAAAGGAGCTCGTGCACTCGTTCGTAGATGCGCTCGGCCAAACCCACGCCTCCAGGAACGTTGTCGAAGAGGAAGATCGTCGGGTCAAACCCAGCGTGCGCGCCTCCAGATGCTCGAGGCGGTAGCTCGCCGCTCTCGTCTCCGCCGTCCCCCAAGGTTTGTCCGATGTCCCGCGGGTCGCACATGAGCGCCAGCGTCGCGACAGTTTCGAGCGCTTTTCCAATGCCGCGCATGCCCTCGATCGCCGCAGCTCGACCCATGCCCATTTCGAGACAAATCGCCTCGGGCACCGTGAGCCAAAAACTCGTCGTGTGCATCTGCATGTCTGGCAAACGCACGTCCCCGTACCCCGTGTTCTCGTGCGTGTGAAACTTGATCTTCTTGTAGCCCACGATCTTCTCGACGATGCTCACCTCGCCGTACCCAATGTTCGCCCTACCAAGCGTGCCGCGTGAGTTTTCCTCGATGACCGTAACCTTGCGGTTTGTCATGGCCGTCGTGAAGTAGTCCGGCTCGACCTTCGCGACGAACGCCTTGTGGTTCTCGTAGTCGAGCTTCTCCACTTGGTACTGCTCGCCATCGTGCTGATAAATGGCTTGCTCGTGCAGCATCGTGTGCGTCGAACGCCAATCGAGCTCCGCCAAAACCTTCCCTTCGACGCGATCGACGATGACAAAATTGTCCCAACCCACGGTCCGAAGACTCACGTGGTTGGCCGGGTACGCATCGGTCGCCCAGTGAAATTTGTCCTGTGATTCGTGAACGACGCCGTGTTTGGCGAGGAACTGCAAAGCTTCGCTCGTGTCCCCCGGCGGCATCTCGCGATAACTCTCGCCCCGCATGAAAGGCAGCTCGAACGCTGCGCATTTCAAGTGCTGGATGAGGACTTCGGTGTTCTCCGGATCGATACGCGCTTGCTCGACTTCGCCGCGCAAGAGGTATTCCGGGTTCTGCGCGAGGTACTGATCGAGCGCCGTGCTGTTGGCGATCATCACGGCGATGCTCGTGCCTCCGCGCCGACCCGCTCGGCCAAACCTTTGCCACGTCGCTGCGATGCTGCCGGGATAACCGGCACAGACGACCGCATCGAGCTCGCCGATGTCGATGCCGAGCTCGAGCGCGTTTGTCGCGACCACACAAAGGATTTCGCCTTCGCGTAGCCCGCGTTCGACTCGCCGGCGCGTTTCCGGCAAGTAGCCGCCGCGATAACCCATGATCGCGTCCGGACCCACTTGATCGCCCACGCGATCGCGAAGGTACTTGAGCATGATCTCGACCGAGTTCCGCGATTGGCCGAAGACGATCGTGGGCACCTTGGCGCCGATGAGATCCACCGCGAGACGCACGGCGCTTTTCAGCGTGCTCGCGCGTACCCCAAGCTCGGCGTTGACCACGGGCGGGTTGTACATGAACAGCCTTCGTGCACCGCGAGGGGCCCCGGATTCGCCGATGACGACGAGTTCGTCTTGACCAACGTCGAGTAACTTGGCGGCGTGTTCAGCGGGGTTGCCGATGGTGGCCGTTGCGCAAAGAAAAACGGGGTTTGCTCCGTGAAACCTCGCCGCACGCACGAGACGCGTCAGCACATGCGCTACGTGCGAACCGAAAACGCCGCGGTACGTGTGCAGCTCGTCGATGACCACGTAACGAAGCCGCTGAAACGTGCGCGCCCAATGCGCATGATGCGGGAGGATACCCGAATGGAGCATGTCCGGGTTCGTCATGACAATCGGACATCGCTCACGCGCAGCGCGCCTCGCGTCCCCCGGCGTGTCCCCGTCGTACACGATGGCCGGGATGGTCAGGCCCGCATCGCGCACGAGCTTTTGAACGCCCGCCTCTTGATCGCGCGACAAGGCTTTTGTCGGGTAAAGGTAGATGGCGCTCGCATCCGGATCGGCCATCAAGGCTTGGATGACAGGCAGGTGAAAACAGAGGCTTTTGCCGCTCGCGGTGGGAGTTGCTACCACGACGTGCTTGCCGCGCTTGGCTTCTTCGAGCGCTTCGGCTTGATGCGAGTAGAGCTTTTCGATTCCGCGGGATGCGAGCGCACGACGCAGCGGTTCGGGCAAGTCGGCTGGAATGCTTCGGTATTTGCCTTCGGACGCGGGAAGCTCGTGATCGGCGGTGAGGCATGGGCGGACGTCGCCCGATGCGATCCACTGCGAAACGACGGCATCCACGCCTACGGGCTGCTTCCAAGGCGGCGGCGGCATGTGCGCGATACTAAACGGATGTACCGCTATGCGCCACTTGCGATGGTGAGGTGGGAGGACTTTGCGTCGCCCTGCTCAATCGCGTACACCTTCCCACCTCATGACTTCCGGCTCGGATCGTCCCGACGAAAACGCTGCAGAGACCGATGCGTCCGATGGATACCGGCCGTCCATTGCGCTGCTTGTGACCGTGACGGCGATTTCGGCGGCAGCGGATCTTGCTTCCAAGTGGTGGGCCAAGGCGATGCTGAGCGGGGCGGATAGGACGAGACCGCGAAGCATCACGGTGATCCCGAATCATTTCGACTTCATCTACACGCTCAATCCGGGGGGAGCGTGGAGCTTTTTGCGTGGTTTGCCGGAAAATTTGCGCCGTCCGTTTTTTCTGTTCGTTTCTTCAGCCGCGATCGTTTTCATCATTGCCGTCTATCGGCGCCTTCATCCCGATCAATGGGCGATGCGTTGGGGTTTGCCCCTCGCCCTCGGAGGTGCCATCGGCAACCTGGTCGATCGCATTCGTTACGGCTCGGTCATCGACTTCATCGACTGGTACATGATGTACAAGGGTCGGGAGGTTCATTGGCCGACGTTCAACGTCGCAGACATCGCGATCGTGGCTGGTGTGCTGCTGATGGCACTCGATACGTTCTCCGGGCGCAAGGGACACGTATCGACCGAAACGCCCCCGAAAGGACCGGGGAATACGCCCGAGCTTTCAAACGCTGACGGCAACTCGACGATACAATCGACGGTCATTGAACCGGCTGGCGGCGTATTGGAGCCGATGCCAAAAGAGTAGACAACCGCCGCAGCGTGGAGTAGCGGCGAAGCCCAACGCAGATTTTGGGGTCGTACGGCGAAGCGCCCCCTCGATGAACCTATGAGCGACGCGGAAACAAAAGAGGGGACAGCGCAAGACGCCAAGGACGAAGCTTCGCCGAAGACGGACGAAACGGCTGCTTTGGCGCCGAAGGCCGACGACGCTGCTGCTCAGGCGAAGCCCGCATATCGGCCCCCCTACGCATTTTTGGTCATCGTCTCCGCAGTAACGCTCGTGGCGGATCTCGGGACGAAACATTGGGCCGTGAAGAACTTGTCGGATCCCTTCGAGCGTCGGGAGATCATCGACGGTTTCTTGGGGC is a genomic window of Polyangiaceae bacterium containing:
- a CDS encoding sulfatase — encoded protein: MLLPSIRPSTERLVLFATLLAALPACSQGGESLPPKPAGSPGAATSQPVPVVEVPQASASAVASAAPADAQPTAPAGPAMPKDLNILVITVDSMRADMPWLGYKRDIAPVLTAFAKTAVSYSRFYAISSYTSMSLGGFLTGRYPSEVDRSGYFFGNYPDSVLMFPELLQKAGIRTMSAHAHFYFAPEKAGFHQGFDIWDIVPGLIKDNHTDRNITSPKHIELAKKHLSDKANTGGRFFAWYHLLDPHDEYMPHEGIGPYGKSARDKYDAEMTFTDKHIGELFEFVDAQEWGKRTAIIISADHGEAFGEHKMYRHGFEVWNVLTHVPLMIRAPGITPRQIDVPRSGIDLAPTILEMFGVEKHPDMQGTSLVGEMYGKDPEPRDVIIDLPRTSDNDRRRAFVRGDFKLIAEGDDWGYRFFNVKDDWDEKKDLKKSHAAEFEKMKDAYQERVKTIKDVCPKMREKLKGKRKGKPC
- the lspA gene encoding signal peptidase II — translated: MTSGSDRPDENAAETDASDGYRPSIALLVTVTAISAAADLASKWWAKAMLSGADRTRPRSITVIPNHFDFIYTLNPGGAWSFLRGLPENLRRPFFLFVSSAAIVFIIAVYRRLHPDQWAMRWGLPLALGGAIGNLVDRIRYGSVIDFIDWYMMYKGREVHWPTFNVADIAIVAGVLLMALDTFSGRKGHVSTETPPKGPGNTPELSNADGNSTIQSTVIEPAGGVLEPMPKE
- a CDS encoding DEAD/DEAH box helicase, which encodes MPPPPWKQPVGVDAVVSQWIASGDVRPCLTADHELPASEGKYRSIPADLPEPLRRALASRGIEKLYSHQAEALEEAKRGKHVVVATPTASGKSLCFHLPVIQALMADPDASAIYLYPTKALSRDQEAGVQKLVRDAGLTIPAIVYDGDTPGDARRAARERCPIVMTNPDMLHSGILPHHAHWARTFQRLRYVVIDELHTYRGVFGSHVAHVLTRLVRAARFHGANPVFLCATATIGNPAEHAAKLLDVGQDELVVIGESGAPRGARRLFMYNPPVVNAELGVRASTLKSAVRLAVDLIGAKVPTIVFGQSRNSVEIMLKYLRDRVGDQVGPDAIMGYRGGYLPETRRRVERGLREGEILCVVATNALELGIDIGELDAVVCAGYPGSIAATWQRFGRAGRRGGTSIAVMIANSTALDQYLAQNPEYLLRGEVEQARIDPENTEVLIQHLKCAAFELPFMRGESYREMPPGDTSEALQFLAKHGVVHESQDKFHWATDAYPANHVSLRTVGWDNFVIVDRVEGKVLAELDWRSTHTMLHEQAIYQHDGEQYQVEKLDYENHKAFVAKVEPDYFTTAMTNRKVTVIEENSRGTLGRANIGYGEVSIVEKIVGYKKIKFHTHENTGYGDVRLPDMQMHTTSFWLTVPEAICLEMGMGRAAAIEGMRGIGKALETVATLALMCDPRDIGQTLGDGGDESGELPPRASGGAHAGFDPTIFLFDNVPGGVGLAERIYERVHELLSRTRQLVSRCSCPSGCPMCVGATSSEAIRKKAALGLLNRIFDA